In Campylobacter vicugnae, a genomic segment contains:
- a CDS encoding LbetaH domain-containing protein, whose product MQKHIRENGNVIYGDLEQFDKIKITFIGKNNILFLTPKCRLKNSSICFGGDNALVFLGDSTTLLNITLHSNCLFYGGNNNYYNPAGPRTFLISERKNIIIGNNCLYSHTIWFRNADPHLIYDSDTNKRINLTKSIYIGDHVWFGQEIGVTKGVFVASGSIIGAKSMLTKNCLSNTVNAGNPIREVKNNIFWLNECVHNWDANKTKIYDKVDNDQFKYTYNQNEFLSPKAIEDKLDSLNTAQEKLEFIYDAIYCNKNKNRFAYFKDMPYDIPLPKYEEKFKLLKFEEVKQEPPIPQPTPQEQIKVLQDKIKELEASNQKALTIKNHLSYKLGEALIRANKNWYKGGYIKFIFEVIRINKEHKK is encoded by the coding sequence ATGCAAAAGCATATAAGAGAAAATGGGAATGTGATTTATGGAGATTTGGAGCAATTTGATAAAATTAAAATAACTTTTATTGGTAAAAACAATATCTTATTTCTAACCCCAAAATGTAGATTAAAAAATTCAAGTATTTGCTTTGGCGGTGATAATGCTTTAGTATTTTTAGGCGATAGCACTACATTATTAAATATTACGCTTCATTCTAATTGTTTATTTTATGGCGGAAATAATAATTATTATAATCCAGCTGGTCCTAGAACTTTTTTGATATCCGAGAGAAAAAATATAATTATTGGTAATAATTGCTTATATTCTCATACTATTTGGTTTAGAAATGCTGATCCACATTTAATATATGACAGCGATACTAATAAACGTATTAATTTAACAAAAAGTATTTATATTGGAGATCATGTATGGTTTGGTCAAGAGATTGGCGTAACTAAAGGTGTTTTTGTGGCTTCGGGTTCTATAATTGGTGCTAAGAGTATGCTTACAAAAAATTGCTTATCAAATACAGTAAATGCAGGAAATCCTATAAGAGAGGTAAAAAATAACATATTTTGGCTAAATGAATGTGTGCATAACTGGGACGCAAATAAGACTAAAATATATGATAAAGTTGATAATGATCAATTCAAATACACTTACAACCAAAATGAATTCTTATCCCCTAAAGCAATTGAAGACAAATTAGACTCTTTAAACACAGCACAAGAAAAATTAGAATTTATATATGATGCAATATATTGTAATAAAAATAAAAATCGCTTTGCATATTTTAAAGATATGCCTTATGATATTCCTTTGCCAAAATATGAAGAAAAATTTAAATTACTTAAGTTTGAAGAAGTTAAGCAAGAGCCACCAATTCCACAACCAACACCACAAGAGCAGATAAAAGTTTTACAAGATAAAATAAAAGAATTAGAAGCAAGCAATCAAAAAGCCCTAACAATAAAAAACCACCTAAGCTACAAACTAGGAGAGGCACTCATAAGAGCAAATAAAAATTGGTATAAAGGCGGATATATTAAATTTATATTTGAGGTTATTAGAATTAATAAAGAACATAAAAAATAA